DNA from Nitrospira sp.:
GAAATTCAAAGAGCTGATGGGCGATTTGCGGAGGATTGCCGCAGCAGTCGACCGGACGATTTGATCGCGGGCGCGAATTCCCCGGTTGAACGTCCTGGCCTTTTGAAGATAAGCGGTCATCGAATCATGACACTACATTTCAAGCAAGTGGCGATCGTCGGGGTCGGACTGATCGGCGGCTCGTTGGGGATGATCCTGCGCCGGCAGAAGCTGGCCGATTCCGTCGTCGGCATCGGGCGGCGTGTGGAGAACCTCAAGACGGCCGTGGAATTGGGCGCCATCGATCGATATGTGTCGGACCCGCGCGAAGGTGTCGAGGGGTCGGACTTTGTTCTCTTGGCCACGCCGGTGGATACGTATGAGCGGCATCTGCAGGAATGGGCGGCCTGTCTGAAGCCTCGGACCGTTGTGAGCGATGTCGGCAGCGTGAAGGGCGATCTGGTGACGAAGTCGGAAGCCTTGATGCCTCCGGCTGTGCGGTTCGTGGGCGCGCATCCGATTGCCGGGAAGGAGAAGACCGGTGTCGCTGCTGGGTCGGAGGCACTCTTTGCCGGGGCGCGTTGTATCCTGACCCCCACGGCCAACACAGATCCTGAAGCGTTGCAGACCGTGCGCGCCCTGTGGGAACTTGCGGGCTCGATTGTGTTGGAGATGGACCCATTTCTCCACGACAAGATTCTCGGCGCCGTGAGCCATCTCCCGCACGTCGCGGCCTTTGCGCTGATGACGGCCTTGGCCGATGTGCGTGACCACGGCCTGCCGGAACTCGATCTGGCCGGCCATTCGGGCGGGGGGTTGCGGGATACCACGCGGATCGCGGCCAGTTCGCCCGAGATGTGGCGCGACATTTTCTTATGGAACAGGGACAACCTCGTTTCCTTGATCGAGACCTACGAGCGGCATCTCGGCGAACTCAAACGGTTGATCCTGGCCGGCGATGGGGCCGGGATCGAGAAGCAGCTGGACAGGGCCAAGCATGAACGGGAGCAACTCGCGCCCCGCGTGCTTGGCAAAGGATAGGCCGGGATGGCGTCGTTAACCATTACACCGGGCCGTCCGTTGAAGGGAGTCACGGACGTTCCCGGCGACAAGTCCGTCACCCATCGCGCGATCATCCTCACCTCCCTCGCGGAAGGGCCCAGTACCGTGAGCGGCTATTGCCGTGGCGAAGATTGCCTGAATACGATGCGCGCGTTTCAATCGCTGGGGGTGCGGATCGAGGAGACGCCGGAGCGGTTGCTGGTCCATGGAAAGGGGATGTGGGGGCTCGCGGAACCCTTCGGCCCGATCGATTGCGGCAACTCCGGCACCGGCATTCGTTTGATGGCGGGGTTATTGGCGGGACAGGATTTTTTTACGGTCCTCACAGGGGATGAATCGATCAGGCGGCGTCCGATGGGCCGCGTGGTGAAACCGCTGCGGACGATGGGGGCCATGATCGCCGGTCGGAAGGGTGGAGAACTGGCGCCCTTGGCGATTACCGGGACGAGACTGAAGGGCATGGCCTATTCGTCTCCCGTTGCCAGCGCCCAGATCAAATCGTCCCTGCTGTTTGCCGCGCTCTACGCCGATGGCCTGACGACCATCTCAGAAC
Protein-coding regions in this window:
- a CDS encoding Cyclohexadienyl dehydrogenase — its product is MTLHFKQVAIVGVGLIGGSLGMILRRQKLADSVVGIGRRVENLKTAVELGAIDRYVSDPREGVEGSDFVLLATPVDTYERHLQEWAACLKPRTVVSDVGSVKGDLVTKSEALMPPAVRFVGAHPIAGKEKTGVAAGSEALFAGARCILTPTANTDPEALQTVRALWELAGSIVLEMDPFLHDKILGAVSHLPHVAAFALMTALADVRDHGLPELDLAGHSGGGLRDTTRIAASSPEMWRDIFLWNRDNLVSLIETYERHLGELKRLILAGDGAGIEKQLDRAKHEREQLAPRVLGKG